Part of the bacterium genome, TGTGCGCTCGCCCGCCGGCTGGCGACCCGCTACGAGGCTGCGCACGAAACGGCCGGCGAGATCGTAGACCTCCAAGCGCGCATCGGTCTCGGAGGCCAGCGCGAAGCTGATGCCGATCGCCGCCGGAGCGGGATTGGGCCAGGCCTTCAGCTCACCCAGCAAGCCGCCAAGGGGAGAGGCACCCGGCTCCCCAGCCCCCAGGGCAGAGGCCAGGCAGAACTCGTAGACGCGACTCGCACCGGCATCGACGACCCAGAGCCGCCGACCGGCAGCGTCGATTTCGATGCCGCAGTATGTGAAGCCAGCGAAGCCGTCGGCAACCAGCGTGACGCTGCCGGTGGTCGGATTGATCCAACGCAGGCTGTTGCCGCCCTGCTCGATGACGTAGATGCGATCCATCACCGCGTCGTAGTCGATGCCGACCATGTTCGTGAGCGGCACGGAGAGCGTGAGAGTCGTCGTCGTGCCGTCCGGCGCGAGAATGGTGATCGTGTTCGGATCGACGGTGCCGGCCAGGTACACCTGGCCGGGGCGTCCGCTCGCGATGTCGCGGAAGTCCCGATCCCCCGGATGCGGCATCACCAGACGCTCGTCTTCTGCGACGGCGGCGGAAAAGGCCCAGACGTCGTCCTGCCCATTGTAGCCGCAGTCCGCAACGAGGATGTCGCCCGGATTCACGTTGGGTCCGGAAAAACCAGGGGGCGCGAAGCAGAGTCCGCTGGGATCGTCGTCACCGCTGTGGAAACCGGACACCCAGAGCGTGGAGCCGCTTCCCGACGCATCGTGGTAGATTTCGCCGCTGGTGTCCTCTGTGGTGAAGGCAGCGCCGCTGGCATCGAAGATGAGATGCGCCGGCAGCGCATAGGCAGCCAGTCGCATGCCCGCGGCGGGGCCAGCCAGAGCCCAGAGTCCGCCACATGATCCGGAGGCCGAATCGATGGTGCCGTAGAGCAGCCCATCGGCCGGGTTCAGGGCCACGGTCGAGATGCCGGCGAAGCCAAGAACCTCGCAGAGTTCTACTCCGGGATCGCTGACCACGATCGGCAGGTCCGGTGGCGGACAGCCAGCCGTCAAGCGGCCAAAGTTGTCGACGCCGATGGTCTCGGTGCTGTTGCTGAACTCCAGCTGCAAGCGACACTCGGAGACATCCATGAGCAGGGCATCCCAACTCCCGGCGGTGACGGTCCAGGCCGCCGCCGTCAAAGGGAAGGTAATGGTCTTCCACAGGCGGCCGATGGGGGGCAGCTCCGCGGCAGGCATCGCCGCCACCGCCGTGCCGCCAGGACCAGAGAGGCGGATGAATTCAGGGACATCGATCAAGGCACCGCCAGCGCTGAGCAGGCGCAGATCGATCGTCAGATAGCCGCTGCCACTCGGGCTGTACCAATTGCCCAAGAAGCCCGAGGCCACGTAGGCAGAGGAGACTCCGGATGCATCCGACACCTGGCAGAAGCCGCCCCCGTTGCCACCATCGCCTGGGTTCGTAGCACCGCCCGTGCTCGTGAAGGACCAATCGCCGAGGCCGGCCGCCGAGAAGGTCTTGCCCCGACAGGAGCTGTAGACGGGCGCCACGTGCCCACTCACGCGGATGTTGTCCAGGCGCACGATCTCCTACCCCGTGACGAATTCGCCAGCGATCGTGAGTGAGTTGACGTCCGCCAGCAGGCCGCCCCAGGTACCGCTTTCGAGGATCCAGTTGGCGGCGGCCATGCCGACGCGCAGATCGGTCCAAGCGGACTGCGGCGGGACGTAGTTCGCGATCGCATGCGCTGCGCCGCCCGGCCCAGCAATGCAGAACACGTAGGCCGCAGGCACGATCGCGCCGCCGCTCGTATTCTGGAAGAAGTAGTCCAGGCTGAGCGTGTCTGCGTTCGAAAGTCCGCTCCAGTTGCCGAGGAGGACCAGCGGAGCAATGGCCCGGTTGTCGTCGCCGATGGCCAGGTCGTTGACGGACAGACAGCCACCTGGATTGCCGAGGCCGCTCCAGGCGGCGGCGTTGTCGCCCGTAACCCGCCAACCCTCGAGCTCGGCATCGAAATCGGTCTGGACCGCTGCGGACGCCCAAGCCACCAGGCAGAGCAATGCAAAAAGGGGCGGGAGAGAGAACAAACTCAATACACGAACTGCTCACACCTGGTGCCGAACCATGGCTGTGCCTCCGCGATCGCAGGTCGGTATGGGCTGCGCTACTGCCCAACGTGCCCTGATTAGCTGCGTACCGATGCTGACAATGGGCCTTGCGCTCTCACGCGAGTCCGCAGTCCGCCTGAGGCGCCGCGGTCGACGGGCCGCCGAGCGCCGCGACGAGAAGCTGGATCGTTAGGACGCGGTCCACGGGAACTCCTGGTACGGAATGGCCGAAGCGGGCGCTGAAAAAGCCGAATCCAAGTGGCGGGCGGTTGATCCTCGGCAAGTCACTCGGGTCGATGCGTGAGGCTCGGGCCCGCCTGCGCATGGCCTCGCGAATGATTGCGAGTATGCGGCCGGGAATGGTTGAAGTCAATTGGTCTCGGCAATTGATTGGCTCGGAGTGCAGGACCACCAAGTCCAGAGATCCAGAGATCCGATACGGAACGAGCCGCACAGGCAATCGATCGCTTGCCCTGCCTCGGCTCGCGATGGTTCCTACACGCCTGCCGCGCCTACATCTCAGCATGATAGGGGCAGGCCGCGAGGTGCCCGCTGGCCACTTCGAGCAGCGGCGGCCTCGCCTCGGCGCAGGCCGGCCGCGCGATCGGGCAGCGCCCGCGGAAGACGCAGCCGCTGGGCTTGTTGATTGGCGTGGGCACGTCGCCCTCGAGGATGATCCGCCCCGCGCGCGTCTTGCCGGGATCGGCGAGCGGCACGGCCGAGAGCAGCGCCTTGCTGTAGGGATGCCGCGGCCGGTGGTAGACCTCCAGCGCCGGCCCCAGCTCGACGAGGCAGCCCAGGTACATCACCGCGATGCGCGTGCTGATGTGCACCACCACGCTGAGGTCGTGCGCGATGAAGAGATACGTGAGCCCGAACTCATCCTGCAGGTCCATGAGCAGGTTGATCACCTGCGACTGGATGGAGACGTCCAGCGCGCTCACCGGCTCGTCGGCGACGATGAGCTTGGGGTTCGTGGCCAGCGCGCGCGCGAAGCCGATCCGCTGGCGCTGCCCGCCCGAGAACTCGTGCGGATAGCGGTGGCTCTGCTCGGCGCTGAGCCCGACCTTCTCGAGCAGCCAGCCCACGCGCTGAAGGCGTTCGCGGCGACCCATCCCCCGCTTGTGCAGGGTGAGCGGCTCCTCGATGATCTGGCCCACCGTGAGCCGCGGGTTCAGCGACGAGTAGGGATCCTGGAAGATCATCTGCAGGTCGCTGCGGTAGGGCCGAAGCCGCCGGCGGCTGAGCGCGAGCAGATCGACCTCGCCGCGCTCGCTGGCGAAGTAGGCGTGACCCTTGATCGCCGCATCGGGCGCGGTGGTCCAGAGGATGTTGAGCAAGGCCCGCCCCACCGTGCTCTTGCCGCAGCCCGACTCGCCGACGAGCCCCAGCGTCTCGCCGGGTTGCATCGCGAAGCTCAGGTCCTCGACCGCGTGCACCTCGGCTTGCTTGCGCAAGAGCACCCCCCCGAAGATGGGGTAGCGCACATCAAGGCCCTCGACGCGGAGCAGCGGCCCGCTCACGAGCCCACCTCCGCGTCGACGAGATGGCAGCGCACGCTGTGCCCGGGGGCGACCTCGCGCAGCGCGGGCTCCTCAACTAGGCATCGTGGCTCCGCAAGCTGGCAACGCGTGCAGAACTTGCAGCCCGCGGGCATCTCGAGAATGCTGGGCACGGTGCCGGGGATGGTCGCGAGGCGCCGCTGCGTCTCGCGGTCGGGCCGCGGCAGGCTGGCCAGCAGGCCGATCGTGTAGGGGTGCCGCGGCTCGGCGAAGAGCGCGGCGACGGGCGCCACTTCCTGGATCACGCCGCCGTACATGACGATCACGCGCTCGCAGGTCTCGGCCACCACGGCGAGGTCGTGCGTGATCAGCAACACAGCCGCCTCGGCGCGGCGCGCCTTCATCGCGAGCATCAGGTCCAGGATCTGCGCCTGGATGGTGACATCGAGCGCCGTGGTCGGCTCATCGGCAATGAGCAGGGCCGGATTGCAGGCCAGGGCCATGGCGATCATCACGCGCTGGCGCATGCCGCCCGAGAACTGGTGCGGGTACTCGCGCAAGCGCCGCGCGGCGTCGGGGATGCCCACCTGCTCGAGCAACTCGGTGGCCCGCCGCCGCCGCTCGCGCTTGTCCAGCTTCTCGTGCTCGGCGAGGATCTCCTCGATCTGGTAGCCGACCGTGAAGACCGGGTTCAGGCTCGTCATCGGCTCCTGGAAGATCATCGCGACATCCTTGCCGCGCACCCGGTGCAGCGCCTCGTAGTCGAGCTTCAGCAAATCGCGGCCGCCGAACAGCACGCTGCCGGCGCTGATCTCGCCCGGCGGGTTCGGGATCAGGCGCACCAGGCTGAGCGCCGTCACGCTCTTGCCGCTGCCGCTCTCTCCCACCACGCCCAGCACCTCGCCCGCGTAGATGTCGAAGTCCACCCTGTCGATCGCCGTGGCCACCCCCGCCTCCGTGTGGAAGCGAGTCGTCAGGCCGCGGACCTCGAAGAGCTTGGCGCGGGTGGACATCAGCGCAGCCTCGAGAAGACCTTCGGGTCGAAGGCCTCGCGCACGGCCTCGCCGATGAAGGTCACCATGAGCAGCGTCGCGAAGAGCGCGGTGAGCGGGGTGAGGATCAGCCACCAGGCCGTGGTGATCTCGTCCATGCCCTGCTGCACGAGCTGCCCCCAGCTCGGCGTCGGCGGCGCCAGGCCGAAGCCGAGGAAGTCCAGGCTCACCAGCGAGCCGATGTAGCCCACCACCGCGAAGGGCGCGAAGCTGATCACCGGGGTGAGGGCGTTGGGCAGGATGTGCCGGAAGATCACCTGGCGGTTCGAGGCGCCCATCGCGATCGCGGCTGCCACGTAGTCCTTGGCCTTCTCG contains:
- a CDS encoding ABC transporter ATP-binding protein is translated as MSTRAKLFEVRGLTTRFHTEAGVATAIDRVDFDIYAGEVLGVVGESGSGKSVTALSLVRLIPNPPGEISAGSVLFGGRDLLKLDYEALHRVRGKDVAMIFQEPMTSLNPVFTVGYQIEEILAEHEKLDKRERRRRATELLEQVGIPDAARRLREYPHQFSGGMRQRVMIAMALACNPALLIADEPTTALDVTIQAQILDLMLAMKARRAEAAVLLITHDLAVVAETCERVIVMYGGVIQEVAPVAALFAEPRHPYTIGLLASLPRPDRETQRRLATIPGTVPSILEMPAGCKFCTRCQLAEPRCLVEEPALREVAPGHSVRCHLVDAEVGS
- a CDS encoding T9SS type A sorting domain-containing protein, with the translated sequence MRLDNIRVSGHVAPVYSSCRGKTFSAAGLGDWSFTSTGGATNPGDGGNGGGFCQVSDASGVSSAYVASGFLGNWYSPSGSGYLTIDLRLLSAGGALIDVPEFIRLSGPGGTAVAAMPAAELPPIGRLWKTITFPLTAAAWTVTAGSWDALLMDVSECRLQLEFSNSTETIGVDNFGRLTAGCPPPDLPIVVSDPGVELCEVLGFAGISTVALNPADGLLYGTIDSASGSCGGLWALAGPAAGMRLAAYALPAHLIFDASGAAFTTEDTSGEIYHDASGSGSTLWVSGFHSGDDDPSGLCFAPPGFSGPNVNPGDILVADCGYNGQDDVWAFSAAVAEDERLVMPHPGDRDFRDIASGRPGQVYLAGTVDPNTITILAPDGTTTTLTLSVPLTNMVGIDYDAVMDRIYVIEQGGNSLRWINPTTGSVTLVADGFAGFTYCGIEIDAAGRRLWVVDAGASRVYEFCLASALGAGEPGASPLGGLLGELKAWPNPAPAAIGISFALASETDARLEVYDLAGRFVRSLVAGRQPAGERTLRWDGRDARGRRVASGIYLLRLSTAGEERSARLVLLR
- a CDS encoding ATP-binding cassette domain-containing protein, with product MSGPLLRVEGLDVRYPIFGGVLLRKQAEVHAVEDLSFAMQPGETLGLVGESGCGKSTVGRALLNILWTTAPDAAIKGHAYFASERGEVDLLALSRRRLRPYRSDLQMIFQDPYSSLNPRLTVGQIIEEPLTLHKRGMGRRERLQRVGWLLEKVGLSAEQSHRYPHEFSGGQRQRIGFARALATNPKLIVADEPVSALDVSIQSQVINLLMDLQDEFGLTYLFIAHDLSVVVHISTRIAVMYLGCLVELGPALEVYHRPRHPYSKALLSAVPLADPGKTRAGRIILEGDVPTPINKPSGCVFRGRCPIARPACAEARPPLLEVASGHLAACPYHAEM